The nucleotide sequence CCTCACCGGCAACGTCGCTCTTGAGTCCATGGGCTTTAAGACTATTGGCTTTGCCGGTGGCCGCGAGGACACATGGGAAGCGGATGAGAGCACTTATTACGCACGTTTACAACAGCATCCTTTGCGTTGACAATGGCTAACTTGGTATACAGGGCGGCGAGACCACCTGGCTCGGCAACGACGTTCGTTACTCCGACGGTCATCCTGGCACAACGAAGGTTGGCGCCATTGATTCTGATGAGCCTCCTCACAAGGACATTCACAACcgcaagcttgaggagcCCCTCGGCGCAGTCCGTAAGTTCATTTCACACCTCCACAATTAACTATATGCTAATCGTGTACTTAGATGTAAGTTCAACCCAACCGTGGTCGAGGCAGGTCTGGTGTTTTCCCCCACCAGCTGACCtccaccatccaccatcccACCCTTATAAGAACATTACTAATCATATATTGCTTACGCAATCGAAAGATGGGCTTGATCTACGTGAATCCAGGCTAGTATTCCCTTTCATTGTGTTTCTGAGTGTTTTATTCATTCTAATATCATGTGTTGGCATCGTGGGGTTGATTGGGAGCTTGGTTGACCATCTGGGTTGACCGAGCTGGCGATGACCTCACTTTGCCAGCACGTGGGATAACCCGGTATCTGTGGGGCTATTTGCTGACTAATTCTGCAGAGGGTCCTGATGGCAACCCCGATCCCGTGGCTGCTGCTCGAGACATCCGCGATACATTTGCCCGTATGGCCATGAACGATGAGGAGACCGTTGCCCTCATTGCCGGAGGCCACTCTTTCGGCAAGACCCACGGAGCAGGTTCCTCCGATCACGTCGGTCCCGAGCCCGAGGCTGCAGGCCTTGAGGCGCAGGGCCTCGGCTGGGCCAACTCTTACAAGTCCGGAAAGGGTCccgacaccaccaccagtGGACTCGAGGTGACCTGGACCAAGACTCCCACCAAGTGGAGCAACAACTTCTTTGAGTACCTCTTCAAGTTTGAGTGGGAGCTCACCAAGAGTCCTGCTGGTGCTCACCAGTGGGTGGCCAAGGATGCTCCCGAGATCATCCCCCATGCCTACGACcccaacaagaagcagcgccCTACCATGCTGACCACCGATCTTGCTCTCCGATTCGATCCCGAGTATGAGAAGATCTCCCGACGCTTCCTCAACAACTTTGAGGAGTTCTCCGAGGTCTTTGCCAAGGCTTGGTTCAAGCTTACCCACCGTGACATGGGTCCCGTGTCGCGCTACCTCGGTCCCGAGGTTCCCAAGGAGAGCTTCTTGTGGCAGGACCCCGTTCCCGAGGTCGACTTTAAGCTGATCGATGAGGGCGACGTCGCTGCCATTAAGAACGAGATCCTCAAGTCTGGCTTGAGCGCCACCCAGTTGACCTCTACTGCTTGGGCCTCTGCCTCCACCTTCCGAGGCAGTGACCTTCGCGGCGGTGCCAACGGCGCCCGCATCCGCCTTGAGCCTCAGAAGAACTGGGAGGTTAACAACCCTGCCCAGCTCAGCAAGGTCCTCAGCATCCTTGAGGGCATTCAGCAGAAGTTCAACAACGCTCAGCCCAACGGCAAGCGTATCTCTCTTGCTGATGTCATTGTCCTCGCTGGTTCCGCCGGTgttgagaaggctgccaaggacgCTGGCTTCTTTGTCTCCGTTCCCTTCACTCCCGGCCGCACCGATGCTACTCAGGAGCAGACCGACATCCACTCCGCCAACTACCTCAAGCCCTCCGTCGATGGCTTCCGAAACTACGGACAGTCGACACCGCGTGTCAAGCTTGAGCACCTGCTCATTGACCGTGCTCAGCTTCTGACTCTGTCCCTGCCCGAGCTGACTGCCCTCATCGGTGGTCTCCGAGCCCTCAACGCTAACTGGGATGGTTCTTCCCACGGTATCTTCACCGACCGCCCCGGCGCCCTCACCAATGACTTCTtcgtcaacctcctcgacatgGGCACCGTCTGGAAGCCCGTCGGCGACGGCGACCTCTTCGAGGGCTCCGACCGCAAGACCGGAGCCAAGAAGTGGACCGGTACCCGCGTCGACCTCGTCTTTGGCTCTCACGCCGAGCTCCGCGCTCTGTCTGAGGTGTACGCCGAGGCTGGCGGTGATGAGAAGCTGGTCAAGGATTTCGTCGCTGCTTGGGTCAAGGTTATGAACCTGGACCGATTCGACATTGGCAAGGCGCCTACGCTGAACGTGTCTCCTCGTCTGTAATTTATGAGCCTGAATGTAGCAAAATACCACTTTGAGAATGACAGTAATGTACAAGTTTTGATTCAATTGATGGTTCTCTTGCGCGCGCGTGATGCCGGTGTTGCTCTGCATGGTTAAGATGAGAGGAGCCATGCAATTGACGCTGCAGTGATTGACGGATAGTCATTCCATGTATGACGCAAGCAGCCATTTGTGAGACTCGTTTTGTGAGCGACCGGAGTTTTGAGACCATCTTTGTCAGGTACAGCAGGGTTTGAGTACCGATGTCTCAGTCATTGCCGACCAGGCATTATCCTCTCGGGCAAGTCATGCATTTGGGGTCTAAGGATGCACAGCCATGCACCCATGGTTGGTCCGTCTTCATTTGAGGGAAGACAATGCTGCAAGACATTACTCATTGGCGATTGAAGCTTGCAGACCATCTTGGTAGTTTACGACTCTGTTTATGGGTCAAGACTCTGTTGCCCTCCCAGCGACAGCCACCAGTGAAAACAAATAAGAGGCCGTGACGAACGCTGCGTGAGTATCATTAACTTGAATCTAATTTTCTCAAGGAAAAAACCATGCATTAGGTGCCGAGACAGGTCGCAGCTGTGGATGCAAGCAAGATCGGTCAACCCTTCGGCCACATGAGAGATGATGCCGGAGGGACGGTTGGGTCACGTGCTGGCTGATAAGATAAGTGAGTGGGGGAAATccaaaaaaagcaaaaagaGTGGAAAGTGCGGGGATTGACCAATAGACTCGGGACCCAAAAAAAGAGTACCGACCTAACTCCGGATAACTCCAATGCACTCGAGGTATTTGAGACCAACCTGGGTTGAGGGGCGCACACCACCACACCAGTTGCTAGCCTTTGTTAGATCGGTACTTAGTGGGCGAGAGCGTTAACTTTAAGTAGGTTGCCCGCCCCACATCGCAGTCCAAAGCGGCATGGCACGTGTCGAGCGCCTTCAAGAATTGACAatgaggaaaaagaagataACGCAAACCAGATTGCATTTGCAAAGGCATCGAAGTACTCGGAGAATAAAGGGAAGAGAGCgcgaaaagaaaaaaagtaaaaGAAGAAGTGGAAAAATGCCTCAGGGCAGAGGAGAACATTGGTAAGGTGCTCTTCGGGACCACTGTTCCTGATTGAGTAGGCGGTGATGCGACAGTAACAATTCATGGTTAATTCTCTGATGAAAGAACACGCCAGGCAAGGCATATATGTTGAAAAGCTTCGTCATTTGGCCAGGTCAGAGGCTTCGCTGATTGTATACACATAAAAAGAAGATATTCGCATTATCCTAGGCTTGTTTCCAGGTTCCAACTCCCTCAGTATGTTAACGGAGACACATTGGCAAAAATCGCCGTGTCTCTTTTGGACATTCTGGGGTGAGATCTTCGATGGAGCCCTGTGCGGACATGCTCTAGAGCACAAGAGTCCAGCGCCATTAGCGTACCATTGTCTTCCCTGCGTTATGGCTACAGGATTGAGAGGATCACGGGATAGGTCAAGACAATCCACATCCTAAAAATATGGCAATATGAGTTCATATTGAGATGATAGTTATGATAAGAGTATGTAGAGCCTAGTTTTAGCTTATGAAGagtttatttttaatttatgTACATCGAAGGATAATGCTTCTCATAATGGACGCGTTTCCTGTCGTTTGGACAGCACCTGTGCGTTACACCTCTCTTGTTCTTCACCCGAGCTTCATCGCGATGCCGTGGTCGGGTCCCTTGCACAGCGAGGCCTTGAACGCGTGCCTCTTCCAGCCTCCAGGGCACAAGATTGAGGTTCCGTCGGTGGGGAATGTGGAAGCGGATCTCTTCCCCACCGACGCCCGATGATCGTTGCGTCTTGAGGGCCTGGTCCTTGTTGCAGAAGTAGTGGACCATCCAGAACATCGGTGTAGATGAGCGTTGACATCTTCGCCATACCTAGCTTCCTCGGTGTGGCGGTTTCATGTAAAGCTCGATGATAGTTCACCAATTCCAGCCAGCGATATGCCTCAGCTTGGCTTCTGGAGAGCACGTGGTAGGGGTAGAAGACCCTCTCCTGTCGGGGCGCCCTGATGGTGAGGTAGTACTCGAACTGAGCTGGCGTTAAGCCGTACTTCTGCGCGACCTGCAGTGTCTGAAGATATAAAAGACTGAAAACAGGGTAAAAGCCATTATGCCCTCAGAGACAGGGACGGCTGTTGTCGATCTGTCTGAAACCTTAAGTCTAGCAGAGTTGGGGTCGGATGAACTGGAGGATGGACCGGCGGAGACTGAGGAAGCGGAAGGGGTAGGTGTAGTTACAACCATAGGACAGAGGAACCCCAAGATCGCTCCGGTTTTCATCCCGCCCTTGCCCTTTCGGCAGTTGTTTCCTGAGAAAAGAAACGGTTGGGAGGAGTTGATCGAAGAGTTGAGGAGGTTAAGAGGTGCCTCGCTATCGTCCCGGTGGAGCTCTCAGACGTGAGGGGATCACCGCAAGATCAGGAGCCAGAACACGCACGATGGGTGCGGCCTGCACTTAGATGGTGGCTGGTAGTGTGAGCCGGGGGTTGTCTTTTTTATACCCTTGGACTTACGGAGGAGGCTCTGGAAGGCGACGGCCGCATCATCGGGCTTATAGGCACGGATGACGAACATGTGTTGATGACGGAGGTTCTGATTGCTGAGCTGCCTTCCCTTGTTGTACCGTTCGGTGATAGCGCGGGTCTTCTCGCCGAATTGGTTTGCAAGAGACGAGagaagggaggagaagagcttTCGCGACAGAAGTAGAGTGGTGATATCGATGTGAGCTGGCCTGGGAGGATGGTGGTGCTTGAGACATGATTGGGTGCTCTGATAAAAAGAATGCAATGCCTGCGAGGGCACGGTATGTTAATGGAGCAGATGACCGCATGGACTAATGTTGGATGTCAAAGTCCAAGATTGTAATGAGCTGTGATGATCTGGAAAAACACACTAGATTGGCATGGTAACAAGGCACCCGTGTTGATGCTACTAATTGTTGCGAAAGACGGTACAAATGTTCTGAGGGAGGAAAATGACGTCACGATAAACTGCTGGTTGATTCTTCTGTTGAGCAAAGCCACGCAGCTCTGCCACTGCCAGGTACACTTCTTGATATCTCTGTGTCTCGCGGCGCACCTGATAACAAACAACCAGTTCGATTCAGCAAAAGGCCTGTCTACATTGGGAATCCGCTTTCACCGCCCCCTGGGCAGACATATTTcattcttttttaatattcAAGATAATCATCCGGCAGATTTTAGACGGGTGTATAAAGCTAGCTAAACACCTGTGGCTCCCGACCCGACTGAGATGAGTTCTCCACGAAAGGCCGTCTGTACCGGTTTGGCTTCTTTTCCATACCTAACTGATCTTTTAGTAATGATGTGGACTTTCACCAACCGTAGGCGACGACTCGAAATTTAGCTAATGCAAGACGTCCCCGGACGACCCAAAGCCCTTCAAGCCCGCATGCCGACATCTCTCTTCTGTACCCCCTCCGACCCCGAGATTAAGAAGTCGCATTTGAGCCTCGGATCGCGAGCCAGCTGACAAACATCAGAGAATATCCAAACCCATAACCACCAAATTCTCCAACAGAAGCCCTCGAAGCGTTGCCAGGTCCTGAAAGCCAGAAGTTCCAGAAGTCCTGTGATTGCTCCCCTCAACTGATGGATTCTGGTCCATACGCTAGGACATCTCACGCGAGGCATCTATCCACAGAGGAACATTGGAGAAGTTAAAATCACTgccttaatatatttttcgCCGTACGACTCGCCGCATCTGATCTAGAGTTCCATCCGCCCCAACCCCTAACGCAGACGTATCTCTGTTCGACCTCGATCATCAGAGTGTGACAAATGGTATACCTGCGAATCACGGCCCGTAACCTTTACCCATTCCTCCACATCCTTATCGCGCATCAAACCGACGCTAGGTGTATCCATAACCTCTCTCGTCTGAGGCGAGACCATCTGAGAGACCACCTGCCAAGCATTACCCAGCAACGAAGCCTTGGTCCAGATTACAAACAAGACTGTTGTAACAATGAGCACAATGAAATGAACTGAAAGCGTCGTCAACACAACGGAGAGGCCGGTCCATTGAATCGGGATAAGCGTCTCGGAAGTGTTGATTGTTGTAATGGGCCGTCTGATATTGAACCTTGGCTGGTGAGCgtaatagagcatctgaGAGAACCGAAAGGCTAATGCATGAATGGCTTGTGCCGGATCTTGCGTCATCTGTAAAACTTTTTGAACAAGGGCAGAGTTCTCTGGGTGCGCAGTCAACGGGAACATGCCCGAAGATGTGACGTTAGTCACTAAATTCCAGCTCTGGGAGGGGCTCTCCTCGGACAGTGcaacttgaagaagaagctcatgcGCCCAAAGGGCCAAGGTCTCCTCATATCCCATGTCCTCTGGCGGCATAATGCTGGGTTGAATCTGGAGCTCCAAAATCCCACGGCTTGCAAAGCTATCAGGGGAAAGACCGATGCCAAGCTGCTGTACATGTTCCGTGCTATTCTCTTTGCTCAAGAGCCGACGCCAATCAACTGCAGGTTCCGATGGGATGGGCCGCCCAGACATGGTAATATTGAAAATTGGCACCGACCTTGTATTAACAAAGCAGACAGTGGCGCTCAGAACCCGGGTCCCATTCAAAGTGTAAACGTTTGTCCACAGGCCATCTGTTGTCGTGGTAAGATTGCGTCTATACTTGGTAAGGTAATATTCAGTCCCGTAGGATATCCCGAGGGGTGTACTCGCGTTGATAAGCATGATTGGGGAAAAGAGATATTTACGTCCGGATAGTTTGTCTTCAGTGTGCACTGAGTAAAAGTCGACTGATCCTGATAAGGGATCACCATATAACCGGCATGTTAAGAGCGGCCAATCTGCATCTCCGTACCAGGTGCTCTCTACGAAGCAGCCCATCCCTACGGGCCCGAAACTCGAGTTTTGAAGCTCAGCAGACAGCCTACCTCCCAAATCAAATCCTCCCACGGTTTGAGTGTAGTTGAGCATTATGTACTCGAGCTTTGGGCTGACACAAACGGTTCTGTGGTTATTGACTAACCCAGGGCCAGAGTAGTACTCCAAAGAGGTCCTGGCTTCCGGGCTACTAAACGGGAGCAAGGCCCGGTAGACATCTCCCGTATCCCCAAGCTCTGTCGAGGAAGTTTGGCTTGTTTTGGCTTCCGCAAAGCGCCAGTGTGCGAAAGGCCTCGACTTGAAGCAAGACGAGATACCAATTTCAAACTCTTCGAAACGGTCATATAGTGTCGAGTTTATCCCTATAGGAATGGTCTCGGTGATACTTGGGGCTGTGATGCGGGCTGTTCCAAAGTCGGAAAGAAGAATCGTAGAGGTAAATGTCGACACGAGGGCGACGGCAAATGCACTTGAAAGAagcaagaagcagcagaatCCAGAGAAGCCACTTGTGATGCATTGCCTAAGAGCTGCTGGAAGAATATTTGAAGGGCTGGCATTGGTGCTCGAGGCTCTTTGTATAGAGAGAGTAGCTAGATCGCGAAATCTACATCTGGATGCCTCAAGCATGATCGCTGACATGGCCGCAGTGATGAACCCGATTTGAAAGGCCAGTGATATGCGGATGGTAGCAGAGCATATCGTGACGACCCGAGTTGACCAATCGTTGAAGACGATGCCATTCCAGAATTTTGGGTGTCGGCGGCGGTTCCGAGCGTTCTCGGCTCCAGCCCAAAAGAAGACAAGAATGGCGGAGGAAACGAGGATGACAGCGCTACCAAGTACGAGAACAAACAGTCCACTGTGCCCAATCCTGTCGCACAAGTGCTGGCTCCTAGTGCGGGGCTTGAGAGAAATCGGCATCGAGATCGAGGGGGGCACAGGGTCTTCGGAGTCGGTCTTGGGTTCTGTCTCATCGCCGGGGAGGGCTTCGTATCGTAGAGGAGCATTGAGGCCCAGGTCCAAGGATCCTCTTGGGCTCTGGATGGGCGAGGCCGGCATGTCACTAACTGCTTCGTaagaggccatggtgatATTCTGGGGCGGGGTGTGAGGTTGGGAGTACAAGCGGAGTGTAAGCTCAAGAGTGTAACTCATCAAGATGTGGGGGAGAATCACCTTGAAAAATACAACTGTTCTCCGCAGCGATTGTGCGGCTGTGTGCATATCGGGCTCTGGCTGTTTATTTCATGTGCTGCTCCGACCGACATACCTACATCAGGGCTGTTcagctggccttggcctttttcttCTGCGCGTAGGATTGGTGTGGGCTGCTATTCAAAACATGGCTTGCAGTTGCAAAGGGCTGCGCCCCTGTACACTTCATTATTATTGTTCACCGTGTGCGCCACATTTCGAAAGACAAGGCTGCCGCACGAACAAGGATCGAATTGCAGGGCAGGAAGATCTGCGAGTAAGCCTCCTCATACGCGTAGATGGGCCCCAGGCAGATTGGACACGACGATCATACACTGGGTTAGTCCGCCTTGGTGACTGCCGGCCAACACCTGCACTGCCCAAGTTTTCCTTCATGGGGCGGCTCTATTGTATGAACCTACTTAAGTTGCTCTGACCCCATGTCACAGTTCTCGGAAAGGTATTATGATGGAAGATGGTGCGCTTTGAGGGCTCACGGAGACGGGGTTGAAGCATCATGAGTGAGGGGCAATACGTTCGTGTCGGTGTTGGATGTTCTATGCGACATGCTCTGGGCCTCCTCAAGTCCTTTGCTTAGCACCAGGAGAAGAGGCGTATTTCCGAGGGGTGGTATCTTATCCTTCGTGGTACGCAGCCTGGCTGGCAGAGCCGGCGCAAGTGTGTAATCCTTCATAAGCGTTTGGGCATCTGATGCGACGTCAGTGCAGCGAACCTGGGGCTTCGATCGTTCGACGGGGAAACGGAGACGGAATTGGCGAGAATGTCTGGATTTTGTGGAGTTATGGGCCATGGCAAAAGAACTCGAATGGACTCTGGAAACCGGCTGGGTGATGAAAGGTCGATTGAGATGACTGTTGTTCCGCAGTCTTTGCTGCATCGTCATGAGGCAGTCAGGCAGGGAGCTCGGACCACTTATTGTCGGTCTTATCGGTGGATTATTATCTTATCTGATAGCGTATCGTCCAATGGATATTGGACATGTGGGGCGTATCAATCATCCAAGCATGCCAGCAACAAAATGTTGCTCTGATGCTCAGCTTTTGGCGGATTTTTACATGAGACTCTCAAAGTCCTAAGCGTCGAGAACAACCCAACCGAGTATTTTTCTCTTACAGAAGACGTCAAAACTTGAAGAAAAAAGGTCTCTGATTGATGCAAGCTCCAATTTTGCGTAAGATATTGCGAAAAGAGGGAGCTCTCCTTGTTCTGTTAATCGAGGTTCCGACCGACAGAGCTACCCTAGACCCGCCGGCTTCGGCCCCGGGGACTGCTCGTCTCCGGTCACGGCCCTCGCATTTCGCCCCGGCGAATGCACCTGGTCCCGGCGGCAGGAGCTGGTGTGAGTTGGGTCACGATGAGGGTGTTGCCACAGAAGGCGTCAAGTCGGTCGCTCAGCTCCTTCGGGATGACAAGTGTCCTAAGGCAGGGGATCTCCAATCGAAAATGGGTATCCTCGTTGAAACCTCTCATGTGCAGCATCGAAAAGTCGGGATGAGAACGTCCAGGACCCTCGGATGGAAGTGTGAGGGTAAGAGGTGCGAATGCGAACCCCTCTACCTGCCGGGCGTGCTCCCGCCGCGATGTCTCAGTCTCAATGGGGTTCTCGTCATCTGGGAATTCTCGATCGTTTTTCGTCACCAATCGCTTGATGGCTGCGACGTTTCTTCCCACCGTCATCTTTCGTGCTAGATCAGGTTTCCGCTGCACAGTCTAGTCCCGGGTTCCGTTTGAAGTTGACTGATGTGCCAGACTGTTGAACCCTAAAATAGTCAAGTGCTTCCTTCAATTTATGAGTACCTTTGACATTTATGGTCATAAGTTTTGAGTGACATTTACCATCTTTCTAATATCTCATCCTAAGGTAAGACGACTTCTTATTCTTGCTCCTCTAAGCATCATTTGTATTTATGAACATTCTTGTCATTATTATGCTGAAGCTTTGTCAATTCTCTACCTAAAACTACTAAAGGATTAGGTCTGGCCCACTTGTGAAACATGATGAGTGACCTTGGATGTTGCATGGTGTGGTCGCACTACTGCATTGGTTCGTTGATTGCAGTATATTCTGTTGAGCTACGGCGTTGGTTCATGCCTTCATGGTCAGATGGCAGGCTTGGACATGTCTTCCCACTCCCTGCTCCATGCACTTGTTTATCCAATCCCCGTCACCCGTAGTTACTAAGACAGTGTTGGTGCAGGATATATAATCACAGGATTGCATAAGAGTGTGTAGTTTTGTCCCTGACCTTATCCAGTGACTGAGACAACCCTACGTagtcctcatccttggcttAGCAAACCCCACTCTAATTCTTTATGCAGTTAAAACACAACTCATGACAATAATCAGATTAACTTTGGTCAAACACCTCTTTTATTTAGACAAGGCACTGGCTAAGTGGGCAGGAATAGAAGCAAAATTTGGTACATGTAGAAGACATTCTCCAAACCACCTTGTCACACCCTTTTCATCCCCAGCGCGTTACGTCTACCCAGGTAGAAATCACTTGAAGATCCTGCCAACACCGGCACCGAGCTTGCACACAGTTGGGACAAGCTTGAGAGGAGTCAGCTTATACTTGTAATCAGCCTTGTAAAAGGTTCCCTTCTGGGTAATATTGACGCCAGCTGAGCCCCAGTCGTTTTCTGTCCCCAGTTAGCTGTGCTCCTGAGCAAAGGTCAAATGCTTTGCTTACTAGCTCCAAGGTTGGCATATCcgtcgagctcctcgtcacCGCAAGTGCAGGTGTTTGGGGAATCCATGGGAATTACAAGTCCGTATGTGCTCAGGGCTTCGCTTGTGTTACCCCGGAAGACATTACCCTCAACGAGAACCTGGCTGCGTCAGCTTTTGTGGTGTGAAATCAAGGAAGGACCCACCTGATTATCGGATCGGCTGTGGATGGCCTGATACAGAAAGTCTTCGTAGAGGTTGTTGTAGACTATAGAGGCCAATTAGTTCAAGCTTCATTGCATATAAACAGAGAGAACCTGCCGTGTTGGTGACCAAAGCGCCCGGCAGGTCCCCTAGTGCCCATGTTTCGCCAATAGTTGTGGTGGTATGTGACGTGGAGGTGGCCGAAGTCGAGGTCTCGGAAAGTCGCGTCGTTGCCCACGAGGGAAGACTTCCAGTGGTCGTGGAAGTAGTTCCACGACACTGTGATAAAGTCTGAGGCCCGAATAATATCGACTTGTCCGTCCTGACAAAGAAGTTAGCAGAGGTTGCATTTTTCTTGTCATCAATTGCGACTCCAAAAGAGGTGATCAaccacaacagcaaaagacaaAGTTCTCAATacatgacggcatcaaaCATGATGCCATAAAATATGAATCGCAACAGTAAGAGACTCACATAGTGGTCAGGTCCGTAGCTGATGTCAGAGAAGAACTCGTTGTGGTCAACCCAGACGCGGGTGCTGTTCCGGATGGTGATGCAATCATTGTCGAGGATATGGCTGATCTTGAGGTTCTGAAGAATGACGTTGTCGCCGTTAAAAACGTCGACGCCCTTTCCTGTGATATGGGCAGATGTGCCGACGCCAATAAGGGACGTGTTGGACCCGACCTTGAGACGCGCAGGCAGAGtgatcttgcccttgacccTCACGATCTTGGGATCGGTGCCAGCAACGGCAGCGACAAGCTGTTCGGCGGTAGACACAAACACTGTCTTTCCACCTTTTCCACCGGTGGTAGGACCGATGGGGTTGTCCTTCGCATACCCTTCAAGTCCCCAAGTAGCCAACTTGAGGTAGTCTGAAGGGAAGGCGAGGGCCAGGCCCGCGAAGAAGTAAAAGAGGAACAATTTCAGATTCATGCTGCCAATTGAGAGAAGAGCTGAAGACTGGTGAGATTCTGGGAGGGTTCAATGGGCAGAATCATTCCTTAAGTATACAACATCCCGTTTGGTACAGCTTTTGCATCGGAGCTCCCCAGAGCTTGGCAAGCTACCCCAGTCTCCAACCTTTACGCGGGGAAGCTTGTTCGGAACCTTAATTAGCACCAATAACCATTGTCTCAGACCTGTGATACTGCATGCAAGGGTCAATCCCCAAGAACCCCCAAAGGTGTGTGAGCTATCTGATTGGTGGGGCATATTCTTCCGTTGGACCACGGTTAAAGAGGTCTGCATGTTGCTTGATGGTGGGATGACAACACGGAACCGAGGTCTTATGGGCATAAAGATGAAATTTGCAAGTGATGAACGTAATCATATTCTTGTCTTGGCGGTTGAACGGTTCGTCGGGTGATGACGCCGTAAGGGTACATCGGATCGGTTATTGCTACCCTAAAACGGTGCtctctggctcttggctcCAATGGCAGGGTCTGGATTCATATTAAAGGACTTCGTTCTGCTCCCATTGAGAGTGTGTTACAGTTGGAAGTCTTGATTTCTTGCTATCGGAGCCAGGATACTCTGTACTGGCGAATTCGCAAGACAACCACATGCTTTTCACGTCTTGGAGAGGCCATCAAAGTAGAGTTGAGCCATCAAAGTAGAGTTGAGCCATCAAAgtgagctgctgctgcctcaGCTGGGCTGGTGCTGCGGCTGAACGAGCAACTCAGGACCAGGCTGAGGCCAGTCATCTGACACCATTTTCAAGCCACATTAACGACAATACTTGAAAACATGTGATTAATCAAGTGACGCTTGCGTAATAgcccaagaaaaaaaattggTGCCTGATATTTAATTGACTTCAGTCGCTGAAGCCCATGCTTCGCATCTCCTTCGCATTATAACGCAACGGCCATACTCAAAGCACTCTGagatcaacctcatcatgTCGGCATCCTTTTCAATAAACGA is from Fusarium keratoplasticum isolate Fu6.1 chromosome 11, whole genome shotgun sequence and encodes:
- a CDS encoding Catalase-peroxidase; amino-acid sequence: MAESKCPVAHTVPNVAGQGTQRRDWWPDSLKTNILRQHTNVTNPRGENFDYAAAFKTLDYESLKKDLRELMTDSQEYWPADFGHYGGLFIRMSWHSVGTYRVFDGRGGGRQGQQRFAPLNSWPDNVSLDKARRLLWPIKQKYGNKISWSDLIVLTGNVALESMGFKTIGFAGGREDTWEADESTYYGGETTWLGNDVRYSDGHPGTTKVGAIDSDEPPHKDIHNRKLEEPLGAVHVSSTQPWSRQMGLIYVNPEGPDGNPDPVAAARDIRDTFARMAMNDEETVALIAGGHSFGKTHGAGSSDHVGPEPEAAGLEAQGLGWANSYKSGKGPDTTTSGLEVTWTKTPTKWSNNFFEYLFKFEWELTKSPAGAHQWVAKDAPEIIPHAYDPNKKQRPTMLTTDLALRFDPEYEKISRRFLNNFEEFSEVFAKAWFKLTHRDMGPVSRYLGPEVPKESFLWQDPVPEVDFKLIDEGDVAAIKNEILKSGLSATQLTSTAWASASTFRGSDLRGGANGARIRLEPQKNWEVNNPAQLSKVLSILEGIQQKFNNAQPNGKRISLADVIVLAGSAGVEKAAKDAGFFVSVPFTPGRTDATQEQTDIHSANYLKPSVDGFRNYGQSTPRVKLEHLLIDRAQLLTLSLPELTALIGGLRALNANWDGSSHGIFTDRPGALTNDFFVNLLDMGTVWKPVGDGDLFEGSDRKTGAKKWTGTRVDLVFGSHAELRALSEVYAEAGGDEKLVKDFVAAWVKVMNLDRFDIGKAPTLNVSPRL
- a CDS encoding Amb-all domain-containing protein, producing the protein MNLKLFLFYFFAGLALAFPSDYLKLATWGLEGYAKDNPIGPTTGGKGGKTVFVSTAEQLVAAVAGTDPKIVRVKGKITLPARLKVGSNTSLIGVGTSAHITGKGVDVFNGDNVILQNLKISHILDNDCITIRNSTRVWVDHNEFFSDISYGPDHYDGQVDIIRASDFITVSWNYFHDHWKSSLVGNDATFRDLDFGHLHVTYHHNYWRNMGTRGPAGRFVYNNLYEDFLYQAIHSRSDNQVLVEGNVFRGNTSEALSTYGLVIPMDSPNTCTCGDEELDGYANLGAKNDWGSAGVNITQKGTFYKADYKYKLTPLKLVPTVCKLGAGVGRIFK